AAGGCATCAACTATATTACTCTTTCCACACCCATTTGGACCCACTATTGCAGTAATCCCTGGCTGAAATGTAAATACTGTCCTGTCAGCGAAGGACTTAAAACCTAAAAGTTCCATCCTCTCAAAATGCATAGTGCTCCTTTATAATACCGTATATCTCCTCAGGAGTTGGTATACCTCCACCAGGCCGTCCATAGAAAACAACCTCAGACCGTCCACTTATAGAAAGTTTAACATCTTCAACCATCTGCCCGAGATTCATTTCAACAACAAGGAATCTCTTTACCCTGTCTGATACATCGGATATGAGACAGGATGGAAATGGAAATAGAGTTATAGGGCGAATAAGACCCACCTTCATGCCATCCTTTCTCGCTGCGTTTACTGCAGATGTGGCTATCCTTGCAGCAATGCCGAAACCTATTATCACAAATGAGGCATCATCGAGATAGAGGCATTCATACATCACCTCTCTTTCAGTCATTCTGTCATATTTCGCCTTCAGCAACCAGTTTTTATCCTCCAGTTCTCCTTCATATTTCATACATAGAGACCTGATCACTCTCGGTTCCCTATCTTTACAGCCATCAAGTATCCAGTCCTTTTTTTGTGTTCCTTCGACGGAGTTTATCCCGAGCGAAGCCGAGGGGCTCAGGACAAGTCTGTGTTCTGTGTTCCTCCGACGGAGTTTATCCCGAGCGAAGCCGAGGGGCTCAGGACAGGTCTGTGTTCTGTTATATGGGATGGGGATGAGGGGCTCCACCAGTTGTCCGAGTATACCATCTCCGAGAATCATAGCTGGATTCCTGTATTCATCTGCCTTATCAAATGCCTTCATGGTTAGATCCCAACTCTCCTGAATAGTTGCGGGGGCATAGACTATCATCCTGTAATCACCATGCCCTCCTCCTTTTGTTGCCTGAAAATAATCAGCCTGGGATGCGGATATATTACCAAGACCAGGTCCTCCCCTCTGAATATTTACAATAACCGCTGGTAGTTCAGCACCACAAAGATATGAGATAGCCTCCTGTTTTAGTGAAATACCAGGACTCGATGACGATGTCATTGCCCTTACCCCTGCTGCAGAGGCACCATAGACCATGTTTATAGCAGCGAGCTCACTTTCTGCCTGGATGAATACCCCCTTTACCTCAGGCATCCTCAATGACATATATTCTGGAATCTCATTCTGTGGTGTTATTGGATAGCCTGCATAGAATCGACACTCTGCCTGAATAGCAGCCTCAGCAATTGCCTCATTCCCTTTCATGAGTATTTTCTTTTCACTCTTCACTTTTACACCTTCACTCCTCACTTCTCACTATCTTTAAATACCTCAATAGCTATGTCAGGACATATCTCTGCACATTGGGCGCAGGCATTACATTGCCCGCTATTCCTGAGAATAACAGGGGTAAAGCCATAACTGTTTATCGTTTCATCGATGGCGAGTATGCCTTTCGGACACACAGTTATGCAGAGTTCACAACCTTTACATCTTTCTCTGTCAATTATTATCTTGCCTGTTATCTTGCCCATAACCTACTCTGTCTTCCCCAGTAAGTCGGCGAAGTCTTTTCCACCGAGCATCCTTTCTATCTCTCTCTTTCTTTCTTCTCCCGCAAGATTTTTAATCCTCACTATAGCCCTTTTACCCTCGATACCTTTTCTTACTGCGATATGTGTATCAGCCAGCGATGCAATCTGAGGCAGGTGTGTGATACAGAGCACCTGCGCTCTACTGGAAAGGAATTTTAGCCTTTTACCTACTATATTTGCAGTGTCACCTCCGATGCCTGCATCTATTTCATCAAATATTATGGTAGGGATTCTATCTGCCTCAGCAAGTATGCTCCTGAGTGCCAGCATAATCCTTGAAAGCTCACCACCTGAGGCTATCTTGCTTAGAGATTTTGGCTCTTCCCCCGGGTTTGTA
This DNA window, taken from Nitrospirota bacterium, encodes the following:
- a CDS encoding 3-methyl-2-oxobutanoate dehydrogenase subunit beta, giving the protein MKGNEAIAEAAIQAECRFYAGYPITPQNEIPEYMSLRMPEVKGVFIQAESELAAINMVYGASAAGVRAMTSSSSPGISLKQEAISYLCGAELPAVIVNIQRGGPGLGNISASQADYFQATKGGGHGDYRMIVYAPATIQESWDLTMKAFDKADEYRNPAMILGDGILGQLVEPLIPIPYNRTQTCPEPLGFARDKLRRRNTEHRLVLSPSASLGINSVEGTQKKDWILDGCKDREPRVIRSLCMKYEGELEDKNWLLKAKYDRMTEREVMYECLYLDDASFVIIGFGIAARIATSAVNAARKDGMKVGLIRPITLFPFPSCLISDVSDRVKRFLVVEMNLGQMVEDVKLSISGRSEVVFYGRPGGGIPTPEEIYGIIKEHYAF
- a CDS encoding 4Fe-4S dicluster domain-containing protein, with amino-acid sequence MGKITGKIIIDRERCKGCELCITVCPKGILAIDETINSYGFTPVILRNSGQCNACAQCAEICPDIAIEVFKDSEK